The following coding sequences lie in one Allochromatium vinosum DSM 180 genomic window:
- a CDS encoding carbon-nitrogen hydrolase family protein: MKEKHKIAAIQMATGPNVSANLFEVERLTREAVEEGAELVVLPENFAFMGQEDRDQLEIREADSDGPLQAFLSRLSRQLGVWVVGGTIPLQAKTPDRVRAACLVFDDRGERVARYDKIHLFDVNLPGLDERYHESAVIEPGTEPVVIDTPFGRLGLAVCYDLRFPELFRRLLDEDAEILAVPSAFTAVTGKAHWEPLMRARAIENLAYVVAAAQGGFHVNGRETHGHSLIVDPWGTILAQVPRGTGFVCASIDREFLDSVRRSFPTIHHRRLKCNA, translated from the coding sequence ATGAAAGAAAAACATAAGATTGCCGCCATCCAGATGGCGACCGGCCCCAATGTCAGCGCCAACCTGTTCGAGGTGGAGCGTCTGACGCGCGAGGCGGTGGAGGAGGGCGCCGAACTGGTGGTGCTGCCCGAGAACTTCGCCTTCATGGGCCAGGAGGATCGCGATCAGCTCGAGATCCGCGAGGCCGATAGCGACGGGCCGCTGCAAGCCTTCCTGTCGCGCCTGTCCAGGCAACTGGGCGTCTGGGTGGTCGGCGGAACCATCCCGCTGCAAGCCAAGACGCCCGACCGGGTGCGTGCGGCCTGTCTGGTCTTCGACGACCGTGGCGAGCGGGTCGCCCGCTACGACAAGATCCATCTGTTCGACGTCAACCTGCCGGGTCTCGACGAGCGTTATCACGAGTCGGCGGTCATCGAGCCCGGCACCGAGCCGGTCGTGATCGACACGCCATTCGGACGACTCGGACTGGCCGTCTGCTATGATCTGCGCTTTCCCGAGCTCTTTCGCCGGCTGCTCGACGAGGACGCCGAGATCCTGGCCGTGCCCTCGGCCTTCACCGCCGTCACCGGCAAGGCGCACTGGGAGCCGCTGATGCGTGCGCGCGCCATCGAGAATCTGGCCTATGTGGTGGCGGCGGCTCAGGGCGGTTTTCATGTCAACGGTCGCGAGACCCATGGACACAGCCTGATCGTCGATCCCTGGGGCACCATCCTGGCTCAGGTGCCGCGTGGAACGGGCTTCGTCTGTGCCTCGATCGATCGTGAATTCCTGGATTCGGTGCGGCGCAGCTTCCCGACCATCCATCACCGGCGTTTGAAATGCAACGCCTGA
- a CDS encoding YhdP family phospholipid transporter gives MTLLKGVSLLTAVLLALLVALAYWSPSLPDSYRAPLAEWLAERLGYRVSIAGLRLGLAGVRPRLNLEQVELSDPDTGAPALSLKALQLDLDLWDSVRTRSPQIEALTLVGAHLTVERTAEGRFRLQGLDGLGGGDPQVLEGFWREGRLDVVESEILLRDAVRESRLLRLTGVHLTLANTGEQHWLDLRARPVPPDPLATRARTPDPSDGGPVRPSLRLSARLEGPPSDPAAWSGRGYLSLDGGNLGLLLPAGLTRAGRLDTERAMIEAWLNIEQGRLAPSSLRLDLQGLRFGMRDREDAKPRRGDEAPDRFPAWHLKAQARLQPSADGWTLRVAGLDLGSGRAGLSGLNLDLSLAPDGAPLGLEARASRLDLADLSTLARASPWRLPETLALLLERRPRGLVRDLSFGLDLTETEADRDAVTAPRWQVSASLSDLGLDQRAPLPGFAGLDLTLAADQDGGQLRLETERLDLDLNPTFDRPLRLDRLAGRLEWARQSQGGWTLTAPELSLKNADLRGQGQLDLQLPGADGRPFLDLVARFQDGNGANVRPYLPAGLMHPSLVSWLEQSIVSGRVTQGDLLFRGAPADYPFREGRGRFELKLVFEDLRLDYQPDWPAIESAAGHLHFLNQGLSIRVERGRLLESDFSNGRVDLPDLRGVESLRIHGETRGPFEDGRRVLADTPLADKLGGLAEILDVSGRSRLVLDIDLPLVPQRVLGVSGVLSWPEPAALGLRGTAIQLSRLDGAVRFDARGIEASEVKARLKGRPLTLKLETTASGLQLAGRLDALDLGAWSDWTQATQLGQQAARRGGIALAGVAFDIERLHVGGRTLNAFELKAAPGPSGWRMQLASREVAGRIRPADPVAGRRLGLDLERLDLKALLTPPQSAAPTPADSSAEPGADAFSTLPSLDLHVERLDWGEQPLGTLDLALHRDALGLRLPHLRLDGSGLLTVEGVGEWVRNPEGGETRLDLKAETPNLGRVLAGFDEPAAIEAGAASTRVRLSWPGGPSRFAWVRAAGVLDIEVGAGRLLEVEPGVGRLLGFVDIGSIGRRLVLDFSDLHQQGFSFERLAGRIAIGQGQAQLDEVLIEGPAAKVSITGRTDLASRQLDQRVLVEPRLGSSVALAGAVAGGPVVGAAVYLVDRATGNTIDRLGRYEYRLTGSWNEPEWTRLGWEPLGGLGTELGSDTENRDKEPPRAINHFLDQH, from the coding sequence ATGACCTTGCTGAAAGGCGTGTCGCTCCTGACGGCAGTGCTCCTGGCACTGCTGGTCGCGCTTGCGTACTGGTCGCCGTCCCTGCCCGACAGCTATCGCGCACCGCTCGCGGAATGGCTCGCCGAACGTCTGGGCTATCGGGTGTCGATCGCCGGCCTGCGTCTGGGTCTGGCCGGTGTCCGGCCACGTCTGAATCTGGAGCAGGTCGAGCTGAGCGATCCGGATACGGGCGCACCGGCTCTGAGTCTGAAGGCGCTGCAACTGGATCTGGATCTCTGGGATTCAGTGCGAACCCGCTCGCCTCAGATCGAGGCGCTGACCCTGGTTGGCGCGCATTTGACGGTGGAAAGAACGGCGGAGGGCCGGTTTCGGCTCCAGGGTCTCGACGGCTTGGGCGGCGGCGATCCACAGGTGCTCGAAGGCTTTTGGCGCGAGGGCCGGCTCGATGTGGTCGAGAGCGAGATCCTGTTGCGCGATGCCGTCCGAGAGTCACGGCTGTTGCGTCTGACCGGGGTGCACCTGACCCTGGCCAATACCGGGGAGCAGCATTGGCTGGATCTCCGCGCGCGCCCGGTCCCGCCCGATCCGCTCGCGACCCGCGCGCGAACGCCAGACCCGAGCGATGGCGGACCCGTCCGTCCGTCCCTGCGCCTGTCGGCCCGTCTGGAGGGGCCGCCGTCCGATCCGGCTGCCTGGAGCGGTCGGGGCTATCTGAGCCTGGACGGGGGGAATCTCGGTCTGCTGCTGCCGGCGGGTCTGACCCGTGCCGGGCGCCTGGATACCGAGCGGGCCATGATCGAAGCCTGGCTGAATATCGAACAGGGCCGGCTTGCGCCGTCCTCGCTACGGCTCGATCTCCAGGGGCTGCGTTTCGGGATGCGCGATCGCGAGGATGCGAAACCGCGCCGGGGCGATGAGGCACCGGATCGCTTCCCGGCCTGGCATCTGAAGGCCCAGGCGCGCCTCCAGCCCAGCGCGGACGGCTGGACGCTGCGGGTCGCCGGCCTGGATCTCGGCTCCGGTCGGGCGGGACTCTCGGGCCTGAACCTGGATCTGAGTCTGGCGCCCGATGGCGCACCGCTCGGTCTGGAGGCGCGCGCGAGCCGCCTCGACCTCGCCGACCTGAGCACGCTCGCACGCGCGAGTCCCTGGCGCCTGCCCGAGACGCTGGCGCTGTTGCTGGAACGCCGCCCGCGCGGACTGGTGCGCGACCTGTCGTTCGGACTCGACCTGACCGAGACCGAAGCGGACAGGGATGCCGTGACGGCGCCGCGCTGGCAGGTCTCGGCCAGCCTGTCCGATCTCGGGCTAGATCAGCGTGCGCCGCTGCCAGGCTTCGCGGGTCTGGATCTGACGCTCGCCGCCGATCAGGACGGCGGCCAGCTGCGCCTGGAGACCGAGCGACTCGACCTGGATCTCAACCCGACCTTCGATCGCCCGCTCCGGCTCGACCGGCTCGCCGGACGGCTGGAGTGGGCGCGCCAATCGCAGGGCGGCTGGACACTCACCGCCCCCGAACTCAGCCTGAAAAACGCCGACCTGCGCGGACAGGGGCAGCTGGACCTGCAACTGCCCGGCGCCGACGGACGGCCTTTCCTGGATCTGGTCGCCCGCTTCCAGGACGGCAATGGCGCCAACGTCCGTCCCTATCTGCCGGCCGGTCTCATGCACCCCAGTCTGGTGAGCTGGCTGGAACAGTCCATCGTCTCCGGGCGCGTCACCCAGGGCGACCTGCTCTTTCGCGGCGCCCCCGCCGACTATCCCTTCCGCGAAGGTCGAGGCCGGTTCGAGCTGAAACTGGTGTTCGAGGATCTGCGTCTGGATTATCAGCCGGACTGGCCGGCGATCGAATCCGCCGCCGGTCATCTGCATTTCCTCAACCAGGGACTGTCGATCCGGGTCGAGCGCGGGCGTCTGCTCGAAAGCGACTTCAGCAACGGACGGGTCGATCTGCCCGATCTGCGTGGCGTCGAGTCACTGCGCATCCACGGCGAGACACGCGGCCCCTTCGAGGACGGACGCCGCGTCCTGGCCGACACGCCGCTCGCCGACAAGCTGGGCGGACTGGCCGAAATCCTCGACGTCAGCGGTCGGTCGCGACTGGTCCTGGATATCGATCTGCCATTGGTGCCGCAGCGCGTTCTGGGGGTGTCGGGCGTTCTGAGCTGGCCGGAGCCGGCCGCACTGGGCCTGCGCGGGACGGCCATCCAGCTCTCGCGGCTGGACGGGGCGGTGCGCTTCGATGCGCGTGGGATCGAAGCCTCCGAGGTCAAGGCCAGACTCAAGGGCCGGCCGCTCACCCTCAAGCTGGAAACCACGGCCTCCGGACTCCAGCTCGCCGGCCGGCTCGACGCGCTGGATCTGGGCGCCTGGAGCGACTGGACACAGGCGACTCAGCTCGGCCAGCAGGCGGCCAGACGGGGCGGTATCGCGCTGGCGGGCGTGGCGTTCGACATCGAGCGTCTGCATGTCGGCGGCCGCACGCTCAACGCCTTTGAACTCAAGGCTGCACCGGGACCGTCCGGCTGGCGGATGCAACTGGCGTCCCGCGAGGTCGCCGGCCGGATTCGTCCCGCCGATCCGGTGGCCGGTCGGCGGCTGGGACTCGATCTCGAACGGCTCGACCTCAAGGCGCTCCTGACGCCTCCCCAGTCTGCCGCGCCGACTCCAGCCGATTCGAGCGCCGAACCCGGTGCGGACGCCTTCAGCACCTTGCCCTCGCTCGATCTGCATGTCGAACGGCTCGACTGGGGCGAACAGCCGCTGGGGACACTGGATCTGGCTCTGCATCGTGACGCCCTGGGTCTGCGCCTGCCGCACCTGCGTCTCGACGGTTCGGGACTCTTGACGGTCGAGGGAGTCGGCGAATGGGTCCGTAATCCCGAGGGTGGCGAGACGCGCCTCGATCTCAAGGCCGAGACCCCGAATCTGGGGCGCGTCCTGGCGGGCTTCGACGAGCCGGCGGCGATCGAGGCCGGTGCCGCCAGTACGCGCGTGCGCCTGAGCTGGCCGGGGGGGCCGTCGCGCTTTGCCTGGGTGCGCGCCGCCGGTGTCCTGGACATCGAGGTCGGTGCCGGGCGGTTGCTGGAGGTCGAGCCGGGTGTCGGGCGCCTGCTCGGATTCGTCGACATCGGCTCCATTGGTCGCCGGCTGGTGCTCGACTTCTCGGATCTGCACCAGCAGGGCTTCAGCTTCGAGCGTCTGGCCGGACGGATCGCGATCGGACAGGGACAGGCGCAGCTGGACGAGGTGCTGATCGAAGGACCGGCCGCCAAGGTGAGCATCACAGGTCGCACGGATCTGGCCAGCCGGCAGCTCGATCAGCGCGTCCTGGTCGAACCCAGGCTGGGGTCGAGCGTGGCCCTGGCCGGCGCGGTGGCCGGCGGGCCGGTGGTGGGCGCGGCCGTCTATCTGGTCGATCGCGCCACCGGCAACACCATCGACCGGCTCGGCCGGTACGAGTACCGGCTCACGGGTTCCTGGAACGAACCGGAATGGACACGACTCGGTTGGGAGCCGCTCGGCGGTCTCGGCACGGAGTTGGGGTCCGACACCGAGAACCGGGACAAGGAACCGCCGCGCGCGATCAATCATTTTCTCGATCAGCACTGA
- the rng gene encoding ribonuclease G — translation MSEEILINVTPPETRVAVVENGVVQEIIIERAERCGLVGNIYKGRICRVLPGMQAAFVDIGLERAAFLHASDIIGAPGESRGDQIHELVREGDMIVVQVVKDPLGTKGARLTTNISIASRYLVCMPAVSTTGVSQKIEDEDERRRLREILLRYVEAHQGEGGFIARTAAEAVSEEALEKDMAFLAKLWRGIKERCAHVNQIGLVHDDLALALRALRDLVTPEVERIRIDSRAMVDKAVSFATKYIPEIQGRIEYYQGERPLFDLYGVEEEIRKALQRKVSLKSGGHLVIDQTEAMTTIDVNTGAFVGHRNLEETIFKTNLEAAQAICRQLRLRNLGGIIIIDFIDMTEDEHKRQVLRALEKCLARDHAKTHITEVSSLGLVEMTRKRTRESLEHVLCEPCPCCGGRGSIKTAETTCYEIFREILRESRQFEVETLLVLASQEVVDRLLDEESAHLAELEEFIGRPIRLQAEALYTQEQYDVVLI, via the coding sequence GTGAGTGAAGAGATTCTCATCAATGTCACCCCGCCCGAAACCAGGGTCGCGGTCGTCGAGAACGGGGTGGTGCAGGAGATCATCATCGAGCGCGCCGAGCGCTGCGGTCTGGTCGGCAACATCTACAAGGGACGCATCTGCCGCGTGCTGCCGGGGATGCAGGCGGCCTTCGTCGACATCGGTCTGGAGCGCGCGGCCTTTCTGCACGCCTCCGACATCATCGGCGCCCCCGGCGAGTCGCGCGGCGACCAGATCCATGAGCTGGTGCGCGAGGGCGACATGATCGTGGTCCAGGTGGTCAAAGACCCGCTCGGCACCAAGGGGGCGCGTCTGACCACCAACATCTCGATCGCCTCGCGCTATCTGGTGTGCATGCCGGCGGTGTCGACCACGGGCGTATCGCAGAAGATCGAGGATGAGGACGAACGCCGCCGTCTGCGCGAGATCCTGCTGCGCTATGTCGAGGCCCATCAGGGCGAGGGCGGTTTCATCGCCCGCACCGCCGCCGAGGCCGTGAGCGAAGAGGCGCTGGAGAAGGACATGGCCTTTCTGGCCAAGCTCTGGCGCGGCATCAAGGAGCGGTGCGCCCACGTCAACCAGATCGGTCTGGTCCACGACGATCTGGCCCTGGCGCTGCGCGCCCTGCGCGATCTGGTGACACCCGAGGTCGAGCGCATCCGCATCGACTCGCGCGCCATGGTCGACAAGGCCGTCTCCTTCGCCACCAAGTACATCCCCGAGATCCAGGGCCGCATCGAGTACTACCAGGGCGAGCGTCCGCTGTTCGATCTCTACGGCGTCGAGGAGGAGATCCGCAAGGCGCTCCAGCGCAAGGTCAGCCTCAAGTCGGGCGGTCATCTGGTCATCGACCAGACCGAGGCCATGACCACGATCGACGTGAACACCGGCGCCTTCGTCGGTCATCGCAATCTGGAAGAGACCATCTTCAAGACCAACCTGGAGGCCGCCCAGGCGATCTGCCGTCAGCTCAGACTGCGTAATCTCGGCGGCATCATCATCATCGACTTCATCGACATGACCGAGGACGAGCACAAGCGCCAGGTGCTGCGCGCGCTCGAAAAATGCCTCGCCCGCGATCATGCCAAGACCCACATCACCGAGGTCTCCTCGCTCGGTCTGGTCGAGATGACGCGCAAGCGCACCCGCGAATCGCTGGAGCATGTGCTGTGCGAGCCCTGTCCCTGCTGCGGCGGGCGCGGTTCGATCAAGACCGCCGAGACCACCTGCTACGAGATCTTCCGCGAGATCCTGCGCGAGTCGCGTCAGTTCGAGGTCGAGACCCTGCTGGTACTGGCCTCGCAGGAGGTCGTCGACCGGCTGCTCGACGAGGAGTCGGCGCATCTGGCCGAGCTGGAGGAGTTCATCGGCCGTCCGATCCGGCTCCAGGCCGAGGCGCTCTATACGCAGGAACAGTACGACGTCGTGCTGATCTGA
- a CDS encoding Maf family protein: MTETSHQLYLASRSPRRGELLNQIGVRFAQVEADVDETPGPGESPEDYVRRIAIEKARTGRSAVPTEDLRPVLAADTAVIVDGEILGKPLDRPDFLRMMARLSGRTHQVLTGVALARAGEVWYELSTSRVGFRVIDEREQRAYWASGEPCDKAGGYGIQGLGALFVADLQGSYSGVMGLPLYETGCLLHRAGIALLANADAL, from the coding sequence ATGACTGAGACCAGCCACCAGCTCTATCTCGCCTCGCGTTCGCCGCGCCGGGGCGAGTTGCTGAACCAGATCGGCGTGCGCTTCGCTCAGGTCGAGGCGGACGTGGACGAGACTCCAGGTCCGGGCGAGTCGCCCGAGGACTATGTGCGGCGGATCGCGATCGAGAAGGCGCGGACCGGCCGGTCGGCGGTTCCGACCGAAGACCTGCGCCCGGTGCTGGCCGCCGACACCGCCGTGATCGTCGACGGCGAGATCCTGGGAAAACCGCTCGACCGACCCGATTTCCTGCGCATGATGGCGCGCCTGTCGGGCCGGACGCATCAGGTGCTGACCGGGGTGGCGCTCGCCCGAGCCGGTGAGGTCTGGTACGAGCTGAGCACGAGCCGGGTCGGTTTTCGCGTCATCGACGAACGCGAGCAACGGGCCTACTGGGCCAGCGGCGAGCCGTGCGACAAGGCCGGCGGCTACGGCATCCAGGGCTTGGGCGCGCTCTTCGTCGCCGATCTCCAGGGCAGCTACTCGGGCGTCATGGGACTGCCGCTGTATGAGACCGGATGTCTGCTGCATCGCGCCGGTATCGCCCTGCTCGCGAACGCTGACGCCCTCTGA
- the rlmH gene encoding 23S rRNA (pseudouridine(1915)-N(3))-methyltransferase RlmH: MRIHLICVGRRMPGWIEDGYREYAKRLPPECALHLVEIDPVHRAKTTTVRQAREEEGRRILKAIPKGADVIVLDERGRSWSTETLAGHLRDWLADGRDRALVVGGADGLSDECLARARERWSLSALTFPHPLVRVILAEQLYRAWSLTQGHPYHRAG, from the coding sequence ATGCGGATTCATCTGATATGTGTCGGCCGGCGGATGCCGGGCTGGATCGAGGACGGCTATCGCGAGTACGCCAAGCGGCTGCCGCCCGAGTGCGCCCTGCATCTGGTCGAGATCGACCCGGTGCATCGCGCCAAGACCACCACTGTGCGCCAGGCGCGCGAAGAAGAAGGGCGGCGCATCCTCAAGGCGATCCCCAAGGGCGCGGATGTGATCGTGCTCGACGAGCGCGGGCGCTCCTGGAGCACCGAGACGCTGGCGGGCCATCTGCGCGACTGGCTGGCCGATGGGCGCGATCGGGCGCTCGTGGTGGGCGGGGCCGACGGGCTGTCGGACGAGTGTCTGGCGCGGGCGCGTGAGCGCTGGTCGCTCTCGGCCCTGACCTTCCCGCATCCGCTGGTGCGCGTCATCCTCGCCGAGCAACTCTATCGCGCCTGGAGCCTGACCCAGGGGCATCCCTATCATCGTGCCGGATGA
- the tatA gene encoding twin-arginine translocase TatA/TatE family subunit — protein sequence MGVGGISIWQLLIILVIVVLLFGTKRLKNIGSDLGEAIRGFRSSMSNSDKSDEDDTGARENGAIGQPNDARPADSTAQTRQSDTTANRDRT from the coding sequence ATGGGCGTCGGCGGCATCAGTATTTGGCAGCTCCTGATCATCCTGGTGATCGTGGTCTTGTTGTTCGGCACCAAGCGGCTGAAGAACATCGGCTCGGATCTCGGCGAGGCCATCCGCGGCTTCCGCAGTTCGATGTCGAATTCCGACAAGAGCGACGAGGACGACACCGGCGCGCGCGAGAATGGCGCCATCGGCCAGCCGAACGACGCGCGCCCGGCGGACTCGACCGCCCAGACACGCCAGAGCGACACCACGGCCAATCGCGATCGCACCTGA
- the tatB gene encoding Sec-independent protein translocase protein TatB, giving the protein MFDVGFQELILVAIVALVVIGPERLPRAARVAGKWVGHARRTLSNVKHEIDRELKAEELKKILDEQARHNPLDTILEEPAKTTPRPATTTEPQTTASGSSPSNGPLAK; this is encoded by the coding sequence ATGTTCGATGTCGGCTTTCAAGAACTGATCCTGGTGGCCATCGTCGCCCTGGTCGTGATCGGCCCGGAGCGTCTGCCGCGCGCGGCGCGCGTGGCGGGCAAGTGGGTCGGGCACGCGCGGCGCACGCTCTCCAACGTCAAACACGAGATCGATCGCGAGCTCAAGGCCGAGGAACTCAAGAAGATCCTCGACGAGCAGGCGCGACACAATCCGCTCGATACCATCCTGGAAGAGCCGGCGAAGACCACGCCCCGCCCCGCGACCACGACCGAGCCGCAGACGACGGCGAGCGGCTCGTCTCCGTCGAACGGCCCGCTCGCCAAGTAA
- a CDS encoding efflux RND transporter periplasmic adaptor subunit, producing the protein MPRRILPILILALGVGIFVALKATRPAPHPVQPSERIWRIEVTDVRPAAHHPILTLFGQVEAPDRIQAAAPVAGRLLEVRVRDGERVAAGALLARLDPRDLQPRLTRAQADLEKERLKLVHDRQALEQEREILRLARQALERAETVQSKQLGSASSVDEAREQYARAQLSVMLREQSIAEHPARLASLESALAEAERDLARGTIRAPFEARIGVVEAAAGDQLQPNQTILTLYPLDGLYVRAKVPGVHSEELRAALTNGEQLTATGSHAGRPVTAVLERLSGEADARGVDALLRLAPESRLPLGAFVELRLERPPAPDTIALPFAALHGGDRIFAVRDGRLHGLRIERVGELDTGADEGRVLLRVPELQPGEPVMITHLPNALDTLKVEIVQ; encoded by the coding sequence ATGCCGCGCCGTATCCTGCCGATCCTGATCCTCGCTCTGGGGGTCGGGATCTTCGTCGCCCTCAAGGCGACCCGCCCCGCCCCGCATCCTGTCCAGCCCAGTGAACGGATCTGGCGTATCGAAGTCACCGACGTCCGGCCCGCCGCCCATCATCCGATCCTGACGCTCTTCGGGCAGGTCGAGGCGCCGGATCGCATCCAGGCCGCCGCCCCCGTCGCCGGCCGGCTGCTGGAAGTCCGGGTCCGTGACGGCGAGCGCGTCGCCGCCGGCGCACTGCTGGCCCGGCTCGATCCGCGTGATCTGCAACCGCGCCTGACCAGGGCGCAAGCCGATCTGGAGAAGGAGCGGCTGAAGCTGGTCCATGACCGCCAGGCGCTGGAACAGGAACGCGAGATCCTGCGGCTGGCCCGGCAGGCGCTGGAGCGCGCCGAGACCGTGCAGTCCAAGCAACTCGGCTCGGCGTCGAGCGTCGATGAGGCGCGCGAACAATATGCCCGCGCCCAACTGTCCGTGATGCTGCGCGAGCAGTCGATCGCCGAGCATCCGGCGCGGCTCGCGTCTCTGGAGTCGGCCCTGGCCGAAGCCGAGCGCGATCTGGCGCGCGGGACCATTCGCGCCCCTTTCGAGGCACGTATCGGTGTGGTCGAGGCCGCCGCCGGCGATCAGCTCCAGCCCAACCAGACCATCCTGACCCTCTATCCGCTCGACGGGCTCTATGTGCGCGCCAAGGTGCCGGGCGTACACAGCGAGGAACTGCGCGCCGCGCTCACCAATGGCGAACAGCTGACGGCCACCGGCTCGCACGCCGGACGCCCGGTCACGGCCGTGCTCGAACGTCTCTCGGGCGAAGCCGACGCGCGCGGCGTCGATGCCCTGCTGCGACTTGCTCCCGAGTCGCGTCTGCCGCTGGGCGCGTTCGTCGAGCTGCGTCTGGAGCGCCCGCCCGCGCCCGACACCATCGCCCTGCCCTTCGCCGCGCTCCATGGCGGGGATCGCATCTTCGCGGTGCGCGACGGGCGTCTGCATGGTCTGCGCATCGAGCGCGTCGGTGAACTCGACACCGGCGCCGACGAGGGCCGGGTGCTGTTGCGGGTGCCCGAACTCCAGCCCGGCGAGCCGGTGATGATCACCCATCTGCCCAACGCGCTCGATACGCTCAAGGTCGAGATCGTCCAATGA